The sequence GTGGCCTACGTGGGATTCCTCATCGCCTTCGTCGTGCTGGTCCTCGGCTCAGGGAACCCAAATAGTTGAGGAGTCCGTGAGCGCTGAACTGGCGGACAGCACCAGGTCGGCCGACCGGGCCGGGTCCACCTCAGCCGCATACGCATGTCCTTCTGGGATCCACTTCGTGTCCCAGAGGTCGAGCTCCTCCTGGTCGTCGCCCTGAAGCAGGTTCCGCGCCTTCGCCCGGGCGCCGGCGACTTCGGGGTCGACCTCGATCCACACGGTCAGGTCGAACCAGTCCTGCGTGCCGTCGTGGATGAGTCGGATGCCCTCGATGATGAGGATCGGAGGCATCGGATGGTCCTCGACGCCTGTCTGGCCCGTCCACCAGCGATAGTCGAAGCGGAGTCGATCAGGCGCTGGGACGCTGCGCACAGTCCGGACCAGTTCCTCGATGAGTCGCCAGTCATGTTGTTCCCACATGCCGGCGTGCGGGCCGCACGTCGTGGCGTAGAAGCAGTCGGTCGGGACGACCTGGTCGGGAGTGAGGCCCAGGTCAGCGCCGAGCTTCTCGGCCAAGGTCGACTTGCCGGATCCTCCGTGCCCGCTGATCCCGATCACGGGGATGCGATCGGTGGTGGCGATCAGCGATCGGGCGTGCGCCAGCAGGTCGTCGTACGTCGAGGTCCACATCGCGCGTCATGTTGCCGCGTCGCAGCGGCGATCGCCAGCGGATCTTGCGTTCGGCGGCATGGGCGGACGCTCCGGGCTCAGGCGCCGGTCCTCCCGTCGATCCGCTCACGAAGCAGGTCAGCGTGCCCGCAGTGCTGGGCATATTCGCTGATCATCCGCAGCACCAGCCAGCGCAGGTCGACGTCCTCCTGCCAGTCCAACGGCCGGGCGGTGTCGTCGAGGTGGTGAGCGGCGACGATCTCACGGGAGGTCGCGCACTCCGCCCGCCAGACCTCCAGGTCGGCGGCGAAGTCGGCGTCCGAGGGCGGATCGAAGTCAAGGTCGGGATTGTCTGGCGTGAAGAAGAGGAACGGCACGTCGCGGCGCTCGAAGTTCTGCTGGAACCACCAGCGCTCGACACCGGCGAGGTGTCGAATCAGACCATGCAGTGACAAGGCCGAGGGTGGCACGGACTGGGTCCGGGCCTGCTCCGCGGTCAGCCCCCGGCACTTCAGCTCAACCGTCGCCCGGTAGTAGTCCAAGTATGCCGCGAGCGCCTCACGCTCGGCGGCCACGCGCGGGATGCGCGGGCGGTCGTCGTCGGCCCACACAGGCGAGAAGCTGTCGTCGGTCAGGCCCGACTCCGGCTGGACCGCGCGCTCCGCAGGCTGATCGCTCATGCGCCGCATGCTGCCATGCTGAACCTCGCTGCCCTGTCCGGAAGGATCAAGCCGGTCGATGTCTGTCAGACCCGAGTCTTGACGCAACGGAGGTCACGAGTCACGGCACGCCAACGACCAACAGGCTCAGCGCTCAGGTCCAGGCGGTGATGGCGCACGCTCATCGACATGTGCGGATGCCTGGGTCGCGGCAGTTGCGTGGGAGCGTGGCCGCCCTCGACGCGGCTACTTGTTTCATTGACGCAGGACCGACGTCTGGCAAGGCTCGGTCCAGGCGCCCGGTCCGTCGCTCTCATTGCGGCTGCCCACGCTGAGTCGTGTGGCTCTCATTTGGCCTGCGCGGACCGGGCGTCGCCAGGGTCCGGAGAGGCTCAAGAGGGGTTTGCTCGGCTCGAAGTAGCGTTGCCCTCCCGACTCGACATCCAGTGATGGGACGAGCATCGGAGGAGCAAGTGAAGAACACATCTACTACCCGCGTGGTGATCGGGATGGACCCGCACAAGAGGTCGGTCACGATCGAGGTGATGGCTGCCGACGAGACCGTCCTCGGCGGCGGCCGGTACGCCACCGATCAGGGCGGTTTCGCCGAGATGAGGCGCTATGTCAGCCAGTTCCCGGACCACATCTGGGCGATCGAGGGCTGCAATGGGATCGGTCACCACGTGGCGGTCCGACTCCTCGCCGCGGGCGAGGAAGTCGTCGACGTCCCACCGAAGCTGGCAGCACGCACGCGAGTCTTCGCCACCGGCCAAGGACGCAAGACCGACGCCACTGACGCCCACTCGGTTGCGCTGGTCGGGACCCGAATGGCCGGGCTACGACCCGTGGTGGACGACGAGCAGCTCGCGGTCCTACGACTCCTGGTAGATCGCCGCCGCTCGCTGGGCGACGAGCACACCCGTAAGACTTCCCAGCTGCACCAGCTGCTGCTCGAGCTGGTCCCGGGAGGTGCGAAGAAAGACTTGTCCGCCGCCCAGGCCAAGGCGCTGCTGGCCAAGGCTCGCCCACGAGACGTCGTGGGCAAGACCCGTCGCCGGGTCGCCGCCGAGCTGGTCGCAGACCTGGAACGGATCTACGCGCGGAAGAAGGCGGCGAACAAAGAACTGACTGAGTTGGTCAAGGCCACCGGCACCACCTTGCTGGACCTGCACGGCATCGGACCCTCTGGGGCAGCCCAGTTGCTGGTCGAGGTCGGCGACATCACCCGCTTCCCTGACCGTGACCACTTCGCCTCATGGAACGGCACCGCACCGATCGACGCGTCCTCGGGCGACCAGGTCCGCCATCGGCTGTCGCGTGCCGGGAACCGGCAGATCAACCGGGTCGTGCACATCATGGCGACTGTCCAACTACGCAACGCAACCGAGGGCCGGGCCTACTACGACCGCCGCAAAGCCGAGGGCAAGACGTCGATGGAAGCGATGCGTGCGCTGAAACGGCGACTGTCGAACATCGTCTACAAGACCATGCTCGACGACACGGTCGCCCACACCGCTACTGGTTCGAGGACGGGCCCGGGAGGGCAACGGGGCAACGACTCTGACTCCAGCGCGGCCGGCTCACAGCCCCAGACCAACTCTTCGGACAAGCCACTTCCCGGACCCGCCACCACAGATCCTAGGACCCCACTACCGACAGCTTCTTGACACAGAGGGGAGCCAGATGCGGGCGTCTGATCGCTCGCCACTCGCAGCACGGTGCGACACGAGCGGTGAGCCGGCCCAGTGGATGAGCACGACTGCACCAGGGATCCGCTGATCTCGCACCTGTCGCTGGTCACGACCGACGTCCGCGACCGCATTCTTGCGTGGTGGGCGTCTGCCCTTAGCGTCCCTGGCGATCCCGACCTCGACATGAGCGGCTGTTTCGGGCGGCGCCGACAGACGGCGGAGTGCAGAAGGCTTGCGCCGAGCAGCCTTGTCCACACCCACATCCCGACGCTGGGCCCGTTGTCGGTGGGCACGGCTAGGGTCGAAGACATGTTCGATGGCCAGCTCACCCAGATCCAAGGACCGCCACCCGGCGGCTCGGGCGGAGTGCTGGCCGCGTCGAAGATCCGGGAGTGGAAGGACGCGCTGGCCGCCGCGCTCGAGGACGCCGGCCGGCTCGATGACGACGCGAAGGTCGAGGCGATCCGGGCGCTCGAGGAGGCCGTCTGTGTCACGACCGCGGCGCAGGCGTGGCTCGCCCGTGAGCTGGACGCCTCGCAGCGGTCCCAGCAGGCAGCAGCGGGACTGCCGGCCGCGAAGCAGGGCCACGGCGTGGCCCAGCAGGTCGCCCTCGCCCGCCGGGAGTCGCCCGATCGCGGGAAGCGCCACCTCGGGCTGGCCAAGATCGCGGCGACTGAGCTGCCTCACACCTGGGACGCGTGGAGGGCGGGCCGGATCACCGAGTGGAAGGCCACCATCGTCGCCCGGGAGACCGCGTGCCTGACGATCGAGGACCGGCTCGAGGTGGACAGGTTGGTCGCCAGCGACCCAGCAGCGATCGAGGCCATGGGTGACGGTGAGGTCGCCGGCGCCTGCCTGCGAGAGGCAGCCCGCCTCGATGCCGCCTCGGTCACCGCCCGCCGACGCAGGGCCGAGTCCGAGCGGCGCGTGACGCTGCGGCCCGCGCCCGACACGATGACCTACCTCACGGCTCTGCTGCCGGTGAAGGACGGCGTCGCCGTCCACGCGATCCTCAGCCAGGCGGCCGCCGCAGCGCGCGCCAGTGGCGACAACAGGACGAGGGGACAGGTGATGGCCGACGCGCTGGTCGCCGCCGTGCTGGGCCGCCGGACCGCGCAGCCGACACAGAGCGAGCCCGCACAGAGCGAGCCAACACACGGACCGCGCGTCTCGCTGGGTCTGGTGATGACCGACGGGACCCTGTTCGGCACGGCCGACGGCCCTGCCCACATCGACGGGTTCGGACCGATCCCGGCCGAGCTGGCCCGCGAGATCGTGGCCGACGCCTGCGATCGCGACGAGGAGGTCTGGCTACGACGCCTCTACACCAGCCCCGCCACCGGCGAGCTGCTCTCGATGGACGCGAGAGGACGGCGCTTCCGAGGTGGACTGGCCCGGTTCATCCGGCTGCGCGACCAGGTCTGTCGCACCCCGTGGTGCGACGCCCCGATCCGGCACACCGATCATGCGAGACGCAACGCAGACGGCGGCCACACCGACGACAGCAACGGCCAAGGTCTCTGCGAGGCCTGCAACTACGCCAAGGACGCGCCCGGCTGGCGAGCCAGACCGGGGCCGGAGGGGACCATCGAGACCACCAGCCCGACCGGCCACACCCACACCACCCGGCCGCCGCCGATCGCGACCATCATGAGCCGTCAGCTGCCGGCCCTCACCATCGACTACGTCCTGGCGAGCTGACTCAGGACTGAGCGGGAAGCCGACTCAGTTGGCGAGGTTCTGCACGCCCGTCGTGTCGAGCTCGGCCACCGAGTAGGCCGCGAAGTTGGCATACGGTCCGCGCCCGGAGAAGTAGGGCGCCACCTGCTGCGAGAGCTCCTCGACCGAGAACACGCCATCGGCGGCGGTGAACTTGTGCTCCACGGTGGGCGGCGCCATCAGGGCCACCATGTCGCCGTAGACGACGAAGACCTGTCCGTTGACCTCGGCGGACGCGGGGCAGGCCAGCCAGGAGACGAAGGTCGCGACCCGCTCGGGCGCCAGGATGTCCAGCTCGCCGCCGGTGGGGTCGGTGTCGAAGACGTCGGCCGTCATCTCCGTCCGCGCGCGCGGGCAGATCGCGTTGGCGGTGACGCCGTAGCGGGAGAGCCCCTGAGCGGTCGAGAGGGTGAGGGCGGTGATCCCGGCCTTGGCGGCCGAGTAGTTCGGCTGACCGGCCGAGCCGAAGAGGAAGGCTTCCGACGAGGTGTTGACGACGCGGCCATAGACCGGTCCGCCGGCCGCCTTGCTGGCGGACCGCCAGTGCACCGCGGCCGCCCGGGAGACGGCGGCGTGACCCTTGAGGTGCACCCGGATCACGTCGTCCCACTGGCTCTCGGTGAGGTTGAACAACATGGTGTCGCGGGTGATCCCGGCGTTGTTGACCACGATGTCGAGGCCGCCGAAGGTCTCCACCGCGGCGGCGACCAGCCGGTCGCCCATGCTCCAGTCGCCCACGTCACCGATGACCGCGACCGCGCCGACTCCCAGCGCCTTGATCTCGCAGACCACGTCATCTGCTGCCGGCCCCATGTCGTTGACGACGACGTTGGCGCCGGCGCTGGCCAGGGCCAGTGCTTCGGCGCGGCCGAGGCCGGCGCCGGCTCCGGTGACCACGGCTGTCCGGCCCTGCAGGTCGGTGCTGCTCATCTGTGCTCCTTCGCGGGTGGCTGCGTCGCCGCACGCTAGGACGGCGCGGGACGCGCACCCCTGCGGCTGTCCGACTGGGTGGGACTGACTGGGCCGCAGGAGGCCCCGGATTCCTAACCTCGACGACGTGAGGTGAGGAACGGCCGTGCCCGACCCCGGATGACCGATTCCACGCAACGAAGCACCACTAGAGGAGATCGCATGCCCGAGGCCGTCATCGTCGAAGCCGTCCGGACCCCGGTGGGTCGTCGCAACGGCGCCCTCGCCGGCCTGCACCCCACCGAGCTGCTCGGACTCGCGCAGGCCGAGCTGCTCGAACGGGCAGGGCTCGATCCGGCGAGCGTCGGTCAGGTCATCGGCGGCTGTGTGACCCAGGCAGGGGAGCAGTCCAACAACGTCACCCGCAACGCCTGGCTCCATGCCGGCCTGCCCTACGCGACCGCCTGCACCACCGTCGACTGCGCCTGCGGGTCCTCCCAGCAGGCGATCCACCTGGTCGCGGGCCTGATCGCCGCGGGAACCATCGACGCGGGCATCGGCTGCGGGGTCGAGGCCATGAGCCGGGTGTTCCTCGGCGCAGCGGTCGCCCCCGGCACCGGCCTCCCCACGCCGGACAGCTGGACGCTCGACCTTCCCGACCAGTTCACTGCCGCCGAGCGCATCGCGCAGCGGCGCGGCATCACCCGCGAGCACGTCGACGCCCTCGGTGTCGCCTCGCAGGAGAAGGCCGCGCGGGCCTGGGACGAGGGACGCTTCGACAGCCAGGTCGTGCCGGTCACCGCGCCCGTGCTCGGGCAGGACGGTCCCACGGGCGAGACCGTGGTCGTCACTCGTGACCAGGGCCTGCGCTCGACCAGCATCGAGGCGTTGGCCGGTCTGCGACCCGTGGTCCCCGACGGCATCCACACGGCCGGCAACTCTTCGCAGATCAGCGACGGCGCCGCTGCCGTGCTGCTCATGAGCCGCGAGCGTGCGGAGGCCGAGGGACTGCGCCCGCGGGCACGGATCATCGCCTCCGGGATGGTCGGCAGCGAGCCCTACTACCACCTCGACGGACCGGTCCAGGCGACGTCACACGTCCTGGAGCGGGCCGGGATGAAGCTCGGCGACATCGACCTGGTGGAGATCAACGAGGCCTTCGCCTCCGTGGTCCTGTCCTGGGCCCAGGTCCACGACGCCGACATGGACAAGGTCAACGTCAACGGCGGCGCGATCGCGCTGGGCCACGCGGTCGGCTCCACCGGCGCCCGGCTCGTCACGCAGGCGCTGCACGAGCTCGAGCGTCGCGACGCCTCGACGGCGCTGGTGACCATGTGCGCCGGCGGCGCCCACTCGACCGCCACGATCATCGAGCGGATCTGAGCATGGCCCTCCCCACCAGCTCCGGCACCCTCGGTCTCACCGAGGAGCAGCGAGACCTCCGCGACGCGGTGCGCTCGTTCGTCCGCCGCCACGTCACCGAGACCGTCGTCCGCGACGCCGTCGAGGCGAAGACCGAGCAGCTGCCTCCCTTCTGGCCGGTCCTCGCCGCTGAGGGGCTGCTGTCGCTGCACCTTCCGGGGACGTATGGCGGCGCCGACGCCACCCTCGTCGAGACCGCCGTGGTGCTCGAGGAGCTGGGCCGTGCCATGACGCCGGGACCGTTCCTGCCCACCGTCCTGGCCAGCGCCGTCCTGGGCCGGGCCGGGCATGTCGAACACCTGGCAGGGCTCGCGGACGGCAGTCTCCCGGCGGCCGTGGCGTTGGAGCCCGGGACCCTGACCGGGACCCGCGACGCCGAAGGTCACCTGCGCGTCGAGGGTGAGTCCGCTCCGGCCCTTGGCGGCCAGGTCGCCGCGCTCTTCGTGCTTCCGGTCAGCGTGGAGGGAGGCACGGCCTGGGTCGTGGTCGGCCGCGACGCGGTCGAGGGCGACGGGGACAGGGCGAGCCACGACCTGACCCGCCGCCTCGGCAAGGTCAGGCTCGACGGGGTGGTCAGCAGCGTCGACATACTCGACATCGACGCCCAGCTTCCGCTCGACCTGGCCGCGACCCTCTTCGCCGCCGAGGCCTCCGGCCTCGCTGACTGGGCGACCTGGACCGCAGCCGAATATGCGCGGGTGCGCGAGCAGTTCGGCCGGCCCATCGGCCAGTTCCAGGGCGTCAAGCACCGCACGGCGTGGATGCTCGCCGTCTCCGAGCAGGCGCGTGTCTGCGCCTGGGACGCCGCGCGCGCGCAGGTCGCGGACGCAGTCGAGGACCCGCGTGAGGCCTCGCTCGCAGCGGCGGTCGCCGGTGCCGTCAGCGTCGAGGCCGCGTTCCGCACGGCCAAGGACTGCATCAACACCCTGGGAGGCATCGGCTTCACCTGGGAGCACGACGCGAGCCTCTACCTGCGGCGTGCCCAGAGCCTGCGCCTGCTGCTCGGCTCGACGACGGGCTGGCAGCAGCGGGTCGCCGACCTGACCCTGGCCGGCGTCCGCCGGGAGCTGGGCCTCGACCTGCCACCAGAGGCCGACGAGGTGCGAGCCGAGGTCCGCGCCGAGCTCGCGGAGGCCCAGGGCATGGAGCCCGCGGAGCAGGCGCGGCACCTCGCTGAGCGCGGCTACACGGCGCCGCACCTGCCCGCGCCGTGGGGCAAGGGCGCCGATGCGGTCACCCAGCTCGTCATCGCGGAGGAGCTGCGCGCCGCTGACCTCGCGCCTCACGACATGGTGATCGGCAACTGGGTGGTCCCCACGCTGGTCGAGCACGGTAACGCAGGGCAGACCGAGCGGTTCGTGCCACCCAGCCTCCGGGGGACGTCGTGTGGTGCCAGCTCTTCAGCGAGCCGGGCGCCGGGTCCGACCTGGCTGCCCTGCGCACCCGGGCGGACAAGGTCGACGGTGGCTGGCGGGTCAACGGCCAGAAGGTCTGGACCTCCGGCGCGCGCGAGGCGGACTTCGGCATCCTGCTGGCCCGCACCGACCCGGACGCCCCCAAGCACCGCGGACTGTCCTACTTCCTGCTGGACATGACCAGCCCCGGTCTCGACGTCCGACCGCTCCGCGAGCTGACCGGCGAGGCGCTCTTCAACGAGGTCTTCCTCGACGACGTGTTCGTCCCCGACGACATGCTGGTCGGCGCACCCGGTGACGGCTGGCGACTCGCGCGCACCACGCTCGCCAACGAGCGGGTCTCGCTGTCGCACTCATCGTCCCTGGGAGCCGGGGGAGAGACGCTCCTCGCGGCCGCGCGAAGCGCGGGCACCGCCGACGCCCAACGGCGCACCCTGCTCGGCAAGATCCTCTGCGACGCCCAGTCCGGCGCCCTGTTCGGCCTCCGCAGCGCGATCCGCTCGGTCAGCGGCTCCCAGCCGGGCGCGGAGTCGAGCGTGGCCAAGCTGATCGGTGTCGCCCACACCCAAGAGCTGTGGGAGACCGCCATGGAGTGGCAGGGCAGCGAGGTCCTCCACGACGCCCCGGAGCGCGGCAGCGCCACCTGGTGGTTCCTCAACAGCCGCAACCTGTCCATCGCGGGCGGCACCACCGACGTCCAGCTCAACATCATCGGCGAGCGCATCCTGGGTCTGCCCCGTGACCCCGAACCCACCTCGACCGCCACCCGCGGTCCCCAGGAGGGCTGACGTGCCGATCGACCTCGACAAGGCGCTCGGCGCCGAGCCGGTCACGCGGGACATCGCCTGGTCACGCCGCGACGTCCTGCTCTACCACCTCTCCCTGGGCGCCGGCCGCGACGCCCACACCGACCCCGAGCTCCGGTGGACCTTCGAGCGTGACCTGCAGGTGCTCCCCACCTTCGCGATGGTGGCAGGGCAGGGCCCGTCGGCCGGCGACCTGCCCCCGGTGGGCATGGACCTGCCGGGCGTCGACGTCGACCTACGGCGGGTGCTGCACGGTGGTCAGTCGCTGACCGTGCACCGGGCGCTGCCGCCAGAAGGTTCGGCGACCGTGACGACGCGGACCACGAACGTGTGGGACAAGGGCAAGGCCGCGGTGGTCGTCCTGGAGAACAGCGCGCGATCGCCGTACGACGAGCTCCTCTGGACCACGCAGATGCAGATCTGGATCCG comes from Nocardioides piscis and encodes:
- a CDS encoding DinB family protein; protein product: MSDQPAERAVQPESGLTDDSFSPVWADDDRPRIPRVAAEREALAAYLDYYRATVELKCRGLTAEQARTQSVPPSALSLHGLIRHLAGVERWWFQQNFERRDVPFLFFTPDNPDLDFDPPSDADFAADLEVWRAECATSREIVAAHHLDDTARPLDWQEDVDLRWLVLRMISEYAQHCGHADLLRERIDGRTGA
- a CDS encoding IS110 family transposase; this translates as MGRASEEQVKNTSTTRVVIGMDPHKRSVTIEVMAADETVLGGGRYATDQGGFAEMRRYVSQFPDHIWAIEGCNGIGHHVAVRLLAAGEEVVDVPPKLAARTRVFATGQGRKTDATDAHSVALVGTRMAGLRPVVDDEQLAVLRLLVDRRRSLGDEHTRKTSQLHQLLLELVPGGAKKDLSAAQAKALLAKARPRDVVGKTRRRVAAELVADLERIYARKKAANKELTELVKATGTTLLDLHGIGPSGAAQLLVEVGDITRFPDRDHFASWNGTAPIDASSGDQVRHRLSRAGNRQINRVVHIMATVQLRNATEGRAYYDRRKAEGKTSMEAMRALKRRLSNIVYKTMLDDTVAHTATGSRTGPGGQRGNDSDSSAAGSQPQTNSSDKPLPGPATTDPRTPLPTAS
- a CDS encoding DUF222 domain-containing protein, which encodes MFDGQLTQIQGPPPGGSGGVLAASKIREWKDALAAALEDAGRLDDDAKVEAIRALEEAVCVTTAAQAWLARELDASQRSQQAAAGLPAAKQGHGVAQQVALARRESPDRGKRHLGLAKIAATELPHTWDAWRAGRITEWKATIVARETACLTIEDRLEVDRLVASDPAAIEAMGDGEVAGACLREAARLDAASVTARRRRAESERRVTLRPAPDTMTYLTALLPVKDGVAVHAILSQAAAAARASGDNRTRGQVMADALVAAVLGRRTAQPTQSEPAQSEPTHGPRVSLGLVMTDGTLFGTADGPAHIDGFGPIPAELAREIVADACDRDEEVWLRRLYTSPATGELLSMDARGRRFRGGLARFIRLRDQVCRTPWCDAPIRHTDHARRNADGGHTDDSNGQGLCEACNYAKDAPGWRARPGPEGTIETTSPTGHTHTTRPPPIATIMSRQLPALTIDYVLAS
- a CDS encoding 3-oxoacyl-ACP reductase codes for the protein MSSTDLQGRTAVVTGAGAGLGRAEALALASAGANVVVNDMGPAADDVVCEIKALGVGAVAVIGDVGDWSMGDRLVAAAVETFGGLDIVVNNAGITRDTMLFNLTESQWDDVIRVHLKGHAAVSRAAAVHWRSASKAAGGPVYGRVVNTSSEAFLFGSAGQPNYSAAKAGITALTLSTAQGLSRYGVTANAICPRARTEMTADVFDTDPTGGELDILAPERVATFVSWLACPASAEVNGQVFVVYGDMVALMAPPTVEHKFTAADGVFSVEELSQQVAPYFSGRGPYANFAAYSVAELDTTGVQNLAN
- a CDS encoding steroid 3-ketoacyl-CoA thiolase produces the protein MPEAVIVEAVRTPVGRRNGALAGLHPTELLGLAQAELLERAGLDPASVGQVIGGCVTQAGEQSNNVTRNAWLHAGLPYATACTTVDCACGSSQQAIHLVAGLIAAGTIDAGIGCGVEAMSRVFLGAAVAPGTGLPTPDSWTLDLPDQFTAAERIAQRRGITREHVDALGVASQEKAARAWDEGRFDSQVVPVTAPVLGQDGPTGETVVVTRDQGLRSTSIEALAGLRPVVPDGIHTAGNSSQISDGAAAVLLMSRERAEAEGLRPRARIIASGMVGSEPYYHLDGPVQATSHVLERAGMKLGDIDLVEINEAFASVVLSWAQVHDADMDKVNVNGGAIALGHAVGSTGARLVTQALHELERRDASTALVTMCAGGAHSTATIIERI
- a CDS encoding acyl-CoA dehydrogenase family protein — its product is MWCQLFSEPGAGSDLAALRTRADKVDGGWRVNGQKVWTSGAREADFGILLARTDPDAPKHRGLSYFLLDMTSPGLDVRPLRELTGEALFNEVFLDDVFVPDDMLVGAPGDGWRLARTTLANERVSLSHSSSLGAGGETLLAAARSAGTADAQRRTLLGKILCDAQSGALFGLRSAIRSVSGSQPGAESSVAKLIGVAHTQELWETAMEWQGSEVLHDAPERGSATWWFLNSRNLSIAGGTTDVQLNIIGERILGLPRDPEPTSTATRGPQEG
- a CDS encoding MaoC/PaaZ C-terminal domain-containing protein, whose product is MPIDLDKALGAEPVTRDIAWSRRDVLLYHLSLGAGRDAHTDPELRWTFERDLQVLPTFAMVAGQGPSAGDLPPVGMDLPGVDVDLRRVLHGGQSLTVHRALPPEGSATVTTRTTNVWDKGKAAVVVLENSARSPYDELLWTTQMQIWIRGEGGFGGEPGPDAPHGQPGRDPDHVLETRTDPGQALLYRLNGDLNPLHADPDFAGAAGFDRPILHGLASYGLVAKALVDGLLDGDAARLRSLDVRFAGSIFPGQTLVTSVWRTDDGLVLASACPERGGAPVLTHATAEVSP